Proteins co-encoded in one Malus sylvestris chromosome 9, drMalSylv7.2, whole genome shotgun sequence genomic window:
- the LOC126633763 gene encoding putative MO25-like protein At5g47540 — protein sequence MAKKLTIKGLFKPKARTPIELVKHMRELLIFVDQNNDVREQKRKEKMEELTKAILEIRTVVYGDDDSEPNKDSCAQLTQEFFRENTFRLLIVCLSKLNLGDRKNATHVIANLQRQKVQSRSIALEYLENNIDIMDILIKGYEDSGDIALSYGAISRECIRHQNIARYVLESDHMKKFFYYIQTPNFDIASDAAATFKELMTRHKSTVAEFLSENYEWFFQEYNSQLLESPNYITKRQAIKLLGDMLLDRSNSDVMVRYVCSLDNMIILMNLLRDPKKTIKLETFQVFKLFVANQNKPPEIVNVLVTNRTKLLRFFNDFTIEKEDEQFEANKAQVINEISVLELKPCNPKMSSLFSFRTNCEVRC from the exons ATGGCGAAAAAGTTGACAATCAAGGGTCTTTTTAAGCCTAAGGCGAGAACGCCAATAGAGCTTGTAAAGCACATGCGTGAGCTTCTAATATTCGTTGATCAAAATAATGATGTGCGCGAGCAAAAACGCAAAGAAAAG ATGgaagaattgacaaaagcaatATTGGAGATAAGAACTGTTGTATATGGAGATGATGATTCAGAACCAAATAAAGATTCTTGTGCACAACTAACACAAGAGTTTTTTAGGGAGAACACTTTCAGGCTCCTCATTGTTTGTCTTTCAAAGCTCAACTTGGGG GATCGTAAAAACGCTACCCACGTCATTGCAAATTTACAAAGGCAAAAGGTTCAGTCGCGTTCGATCGCATTAGAGTACTTGGAGAATAATATTGATATTATGGACATTCTGATAAAAGG cTATGAAGACAGTGGTGATATTGCTCTATCTTATGGTGCAATTTCAAGGGAATGCATTCGTCATCAGAATATTGCAAG GTATGTCCTCGAATCAGACCACATGAAGAAGTTTTTTTACTACATTCAAACTCCAAATTTCGACATAGCGTCGGATGCTGCGGCTACTTTCAAG GAGCTCATGACTAGGCACAAATCAACTGTTGCTGAATTCCTTTCTGAAAACTATGAGTGG TTTTTCCAAGAGTACAATTCCCAGTTGTTGGAGTCTCCCAATTATATCACCAAACGCCAGGCCATCAAG TTGTTAGGAGATATGTTATTGGATCGCTCAAATTCCGATGTGATGGTTCGATATGTGTGCTCTCTGGATAACATGATAATCCTAATGAACCTTCTCAGG GATCCAAAGAAGACAATCAAGTTAGAAACCTTTCAGGTCTTCAAG TTATTTGTTGCAAACCAAAATAAGCCTCCTGAGATTGTTAATGTACTTGTCACAAATAGAACCAAGCTTCTTCGTTTCTTTAACGACTTCACCATTGAGAAAG AGGATGAGCAGTTTGAAGCAAACAAAGCTCAAGTTATCAACGAGATTTCTGTTCTTGAACTCAAACCGTGCAATCCCAAGATGTCATCACTCTTCAGCTTTAGAACCAACTGTGAGGTTCGATGCTAA
- the LOC126583204 gene encoding uncharacterized protein LOC126583204 isoform X1 — translation MSLLSSARLRPWRSFPYYAHSKEVCNGYTSDPPFQISPSTPVQIDPIAIYFHTRQPNSRPPPLSLSLRSPSSLSKIPNSKSDSDRSLINQQKVECFTNKNGEAKLYQVSQPNGGGDCGKHGDQDKGRYSWIFPSGRVLLSHWFKGKLYMLLPVWESDLGTGTSTKWLSMGRTFDPHHKLTGKFKAPDSLEPCGALISAYDNCYYLAQPRVHGELSSPFQCYHLGSDTWKDLPRIPPDLRHNLHDTVAGYTVCSGHILVSISNRLFAYHVHEKKWHCVSKPNRFFGISGRAVVLGDYIYDVDSMSGLVCEITFDCTDYNLSTHVFLEGLTSYCE, via the exons ATGTCGTTGCTAAGCTCTGCGCGACTGCGCCCATGGAGGTCGTTTCCATACTATGCCCATTCAAAAGAAGTATGTAATGGATATACATCTGATCCTCCATTTCAAATTTCTCCAAGTACTCCCGTACAAATTGATCCAATTGCTATCTATTTTCACACTCGACAACCTAATTCCCGTCCaccccctctctccctctctctccgcTCACCTTCTTCCCTCTCTAAAATCCCCAATTCCAAGTCCGATTCCGATCGAAGCCTCATCAATCAACAAAAAG TGGAGTGTTTCACGAATAAAAATGGGGAAGCTAAGTTATATCAAGTATCACAACCCAACGGTGGTGGTGATTGTGGCAAGCATGGTGATCAAGACAAGGGTAGATACAGTTGGATTTTCCCCTCAGGTCGTGTCTTGTTAAGTCATTGGTTCAAGGGGAAGTTATATATGTTGTTACCTGTATGGGAAAGCGATTTGGGAACAGGCACCTCCACCAAGTGGTTGTCTATGGGACGTACTTTTGACCCTCATCACAAGTTAACAGGTAAATTCAAGGCCCCCGATTCACTGGAACCATGTGGAGCTCTCATTTCTGCCTATGACAACTGTTATTACCTTGCACAGCCAAGGGTCCATGGGGAGCTGTCGAGCCCCTTTCAGTGTTATCATCTCGGTTCTGACACTTGGAAAGATCTGCCAAGAATTCCCCCCGATCTTCGTCATAATCTACATGACACTGTAGCTGGTTATACAGTCTGCAGCGGTCATATTTTGGTTTCGATTAGCAACAGATTATTTGCCTATCATGTGCATGAGAAAAAATGGCATTGTGTATCTAAACCCAACAGGTTTTTTGGTATTTCCGGTAGGGCAGTGGTTTTAGGCGACTATATCTATGATGTAGATTCAATGTCTGGTCTGGTTTGCGAAATTACATTTGACTGCACTGACTATAATCTGAGCACACATGTGTTTTTGGAAGGTTTGACATCTTATTGTGAATGA
- the LOC126583204 gene encoding uncharacterized protein LOC126583204 isoform X2, with translation MSLLSSARLRPWRSFPYYAHSKEVCNGYTSDPPFQISPSTPVQIDPIAIYFHTRQPNSRPPPLSLSLRSPSSLSKIPNSKSDSDRSLINQQKVECFTNKNGEAKLYQVSQPNGGGDCGKHGDQDKGRYSWIFPSGRVLLSHWFKGKLYMLLPVWESDLGTGTSTKWLSMGRTFDPHHKLTAKGPWGAVEPLSVLSSRF, from the exons ATGTCGTTGCTAAGCTCTGCGCGACTGCGCCCATGGAGGTCGTTTCCATACTATGCCCATTCAAAAGAAGTATGTAATGGATATACATCTGATCCTCCATTTCAAATTTCTCCAAGTACTCCCGTACAAATTGATCCAATTGCTATCTATTTTCACACTCGACAACCTAATTCCCGTCCaccccctctctccctctctctccgcTCACCTTCTTCCCTCTCTAAAATCCCCAATTCCAAGTCCGATTCCGATCGAAGCCTCATCAATCAACAAAAAG TGGAGTGTTTCACGAATAAAAATGGGGAAGCTAAGTTATATCAAGTATCACAACCCAACGGTGGTGGTGATTGTGGCAAGCATGGTGATCAAGACAAGGGTAGATACAGTTGGATTTTCCCCTCAGGTCGTGTCTTGTTAAGTCATTGGTTCAAGGGGAAGTTATATATGTTGTTACCTGTATGGGAAAGCGATTTGGGAACAGGCACCTCCACCAAGTGGTTGTCTATGGGACGTACTTTTGACCCTCATCACAAGTTAACAG CCAAGGGTCCATGGGGAGCTGTCGAGCCCCTTTCAGTGTTATCATCTCGGTTCTGA